The Cellulomonas flavigena DSM 20109 DNA segment CACCCACACCGTCGGCCACGCCCACACCGTCTGCCACGCCCACACCGAGCCCCACGCCGAGCCCCACGACGCCCGCTCCGTCGGGTGCGTGCCGCGTGACGTACACCGTGAACCAGTGGAACACCGGGTTCACGGCCCAGCTCGAGGTGGTCAACACCGGCACCGCGGCGCTCGACGGCTGGACGCTGCGCTTCGCGTTCCCCTCCGGGCAGCGGGTCACCCAGTACTGGAGCAGCGAGGTCACCCAGTCGGGCGCCCAGGTCACGGTCGCCAACGCCCCGTGGAACGGGCGGCTCGCCCCGGGCGGTGCGGTGCAGATCGGCTTCAACGGCGCCCACTCGGGCACCAACACGGCGCCGTCGTCGTTCACGCTCGACGGCGCGCCCTGCACGGTCGGCTGACGGGACGCCCGGCGCGGGGTCGACGCCCCGCGCCGGACTCGTCACGAACATCCGGTTCGCCGTGACTCGGGCCACATAAATCGTTTCGCCGGGTATCTCCTTGAGAATTCACCCACCACGGTGGTGACGACCGGGGCCGTCCAGGCCCCGGTGCCGTCCGACCCGAGGGGAACCCCATGACCGCCGATGTCGCTTCCAGCACCGCACCCGCTGCCGTCGCGCCCGCACCCCGCGCGGCGTCCCGCACCCGTCTTCTCGGGACCCTCCTGACCGTGCTGGGTCTGCTCATGGCTCTGGCCGGCGTGGCCACCTGGGGCGGCATCGCCCAGGGCCTGGCCCAGGAGGAGATCACGGTCTCCGAGAACGCCCCGTTCCTCGCCGGACAGCCGGTCGTCACGCCGTGGGCCGCGTGGGCCCAGGCCGAGACGATCCGCGTCGACGTCGCCGAGATGACCGGCGGCCTCACCTACGCCGAGATGGACCGCGACGACCCGCAGCGACCCGCCGTCGCGACCGGCACGTTCCTGCGTGCGTCGCTCATCACGTCCGTCATCGCCTTCGGCGTCGCCCTCACGCTCGTCGGCATCGGCACGGGCTTCGTCCTCGGCGGGCTCGGGCTGCGCAACGCCGCGGGCTGACGCTCGGCCACCGACGTGGGCGCCCACCTCCCCGGGCGCTCCCGGCACCCACCTCCCCGGGTGCCGACGGCGCACGCCCCCGCGGCGGCGCCGCCCCCACCGCCGCCCGGCTCCGTGCGAGCCGGGCGGCGGCAGCGTGTCCCGGCGGCCCTGCGTCCGGCGACGACCGGGGCCGCCTCAGGCCCGCTCGGGGTGCGTCTGCGTCGCGCCCGTGATCGCCGCGAGCAGCTCCTCCTGCGAGACGTCCCGCGTGCGGAACGACCCGTTGTTGCGGCCGTGCCGCAGCACCTCGACACGGTCGGAGACCGCGCGCACGTCGTTGAGGTTGTGGCTGATGAGGACGACGCCGAGCCCGAGCTCGCGCAGGCGCTCGATGTGCGTGAGCACCTCGGCGGTGTGCGCGACCGACAGCGCGGCCGTCGGCTCGTCGAGCACCACCAGCCGGGGCGACCCGATGAGCGTGCGCGCGATGGCGACGGTCTGCCGCTGCCCCGCGGACAGGTGGCTGATGGGCGTGCGCACCGACGGGATGCGGCTCGTGAGGTCCCGCAGGATCTGCCGCGCGACCCGTTCCATCTCGCCGTCGCGCATGAGGGTGTGACGGCGCACCTCGCGCCCCAGGAAGAGGTTGGCCGTGACGTCGAGGTTCTCGCACAGCGCGTAGTCCTGGAAGACCGTGGCGATGCCGGCCTGGTGCGCGTCCGACGGTGACGCGATGGTCACGGGCTCGCCGTCGAGCTCGAGCAGCCCGGCGTCGGGGTGCAGGACGCCGGACACCACCTTGGCGAGCGTGGACTTGCCCGCACCGTTGTCGCCCACGAGCGCGACGACCTCGTGCGGGTGCACGACCAGGTCGACGTCGACGAGCGCCTCGACCGGCCCGAACCTCTTGGACACCCGCCGCACCGCGAGCACCGGGGTGCGCGGCGCGGGCGCCGGCGGGACCACCCGCTCGTCGCGCACGTCGCCACCGCCCCCGTCTCCCCCGCTCCCGCCGATCCCCGTCATGACCCGCCTCCGTCGCCGTAGTCCGCCAGGTCGCCGAGCTCCGCGGCCCCCGTGGCCGCCGCCTGGTCCGTGGCCTCGAGCACCATCGCGAGCGCCCCGAGCACCGACGCCCGGACCCCCAGCTCGCCGGTCACGACGTCGAGCGCCGCCACCTGGTTGAGCGGCACGCGCCGCCCGATCGCCTCGCGCATCGGCGCCAGCAGCACCTCGCCGGTCGCCGCGAGCTCGCCGCCGACCACCACGCACTGCGGGTTGACGACCATCGCCATGCCGGCGACGACGCCGCCGATCACCGCGCCGGCGTCGGCCACGACCTGGCGGCACCCCGGGTCACCCTCGGTCGCGCGCTGCACCACGTCGCGCAGCGTGAGGGAGCCGTGGCTCGCCGCGAGCGGCTCGACGAGCGCCGGGTAGCCCACGACCGTGTCGAGGCACCCGCGCGAGCCGCACCGGCAGATCCGCCCCTGCGGGTCGACCTGCACGTGGCCGACCTCACCGGCGGTCCCGCCGAACCCGCGGTGCAGGCGCCCGGCGAGCACGATCCCGGCACCTGTGCCCGCACCCACCGACACGTACACGACGTCCTGGTACCCGCGCGCCGCGCCGAACCGGCTCTCGGCGAGCGCGCCGAGGTTGGCCTCGTTGTCGACGAGCACCGGCTTGGCCAGGCGCTTGGCGAGCACGTGCACGACCGGCACCTCGTCCCAGCCGCGCAGGATGCCGCGCACGGTGACCAGGCCGGTGCCGGGCTCGACGGGCGCAGGCAGCCCGACGCCGAGACCCACGAGGTCGTCGAGCGTCGCGCCGACGCGCTCGAGCAGGTCGACGACGAGCAGCGCCGCGCGGTCGAGCGTCGTGTCGGCACGGTGCTCGGCCGGCAGCGGCAGGCTCTGCTCGGCGACGATCTCGCGCGTCACGTCGGCCAGCGCGACCCGCAGGTGGCGCCGGCCCACGTCGACGCCCGCGGCCAGGCCCGTCGTGCGGGCGATGGTGACGAGCTGCGCGCGACGCCCCGAGCGGACGGTGTTCGTGGTGTCGACGACGCCCGCAGCCAGCAGCTCCTTGACGATCGAGCTGACCGTCGCGGGCGACAGGCCCGTGGCGGCGGTCAGCTCGACCTGCGTCAGCCCGCCGTAGCGCTTGACGGTCTCGACGACGAGCGCGCGGTTCGCGCCCCGCAGGGACGACTGCGATCCGGTCATCGGTCCCCTCACGTCGGCGAGCCTAGTGCCGGGCGGGGCCCTGTCCCCCCGGCGGCCGCCCGGCATCCCCCGGCCGGACGACACCGCGGGCCCGCACCGCCGGTGGCGGCGCGGGCCCGCGGGTGCGTCAGCGCGCCTCGGCGCGGCGCTTGTTCCAGACGTCGAACGCGACGGCGAGCAGGAGCACGAGACCCTTGACCATCTGCTGGATCGACTGCGGGACACCCATGAGCTGCATGCCGTTGCTCATGACGGCCATGATCAGCGCACCGGTCATGGCGCCGGTCACGCGGCCCACGCCACCGGTCGTCGACGCGCCGCCGATGAAGGCCGCCGCGATCGCGTCGAGCTCGAACATGTTGCCCGCGCCCGGCTGCGCGCCGTTCATGCGCGACGAGTAGACGACGCCCGCGACACCGGCGAGCAGGCCCATGTTGACGAAGGTCCAGAAGGTGACCTTGCGGACCTTCACGCCCGAGAGCTGCGCGGCGTTGAGGTTGCCGCCGATCGCGTAGATGTGACGGCCGAACACGGAGCGCTGCGTGACGACCGAGTAGGCCATGATCAGCACCGCGAGCAGGATGAGGATGTTCGGCAGGCCGCGGTACTGCGCGAGCTGGTAGCCGAACCACATGACGACCACGGCGATGACGACCAGCTTGGCGACGAACATCGGCATCGACTCGACGACCTGCTGGTACGCGATCCGACCGCGGCGCGTGCGCCACTGGCTCACGCCGTAGCCAACCACCGCGACCCCGAAGATCACGAGCGTGAACACGTCGATGCCGTACCCGCCGAACCAGCCGTTGGTGGAGAACCCGTTGGCGACGTCGTAGTACGTGCCGCCGAACGGCGACAGCGAGACGTTGTCGAGCACGCGGTAGGTCATGCCGCGGAACAGCAGCATGCCGGCGAGCGTGACGATGAAGCCGGGGATCCCGACGTACGCGACCCAGAAGCCCTGCCACATGCCGACCAGCAGGCCGACCGCGAGCGCAGCCAGGACGCCGACCCACCACGGTGCGCCGTTGCGGATGACCAGCACGCCCGCGACCGCGCCGGTGAGCGCGACGACCGAGCCGACGGACAGGTCGATCTGGCCGAGCACGATCACCATGACCATGCCGATGGCGAGGATGAGGATGTACGAGTACTGCAGGACGATGTTGGTGAGGTTCCCCGGGCTCAGGAAGTTCGAGTTGAGCAGGGAGAACAGCACGACGATGAGCACGAACGCGACGAAGATG contains these protein-coding regions:
- a CDS encoding ROK family transcriptional regulator gives rise to the protein MTGSQSSLRGANRALVVETVKRYGGLTQVELTAATGLSPATVSSIVKELLAAGVVDTTNTVRSGRRAQLVTIARTTGLAAGVDVGRRHLRVALADVTREIVAEQSLPLPAEHRADTTLDRAALLVVDLLERVGATLDDLVGLGVGLPAPVEPGTGLVTVRGILRGWDEVPVVHVLAKRLAKPVLVDNEANLGALAESRFGAARGYQDVVYVSVGAGTGAGIVLAGRLHRGFGGTAGEVGHVQVDPQGRICRCGSRGCLDTVVGYPALVEPLAASHGSLTLRDVVQRATEGDPGCRQVVADAGAVIGGVVAGMAMVVNPQCVVVGGELAATGEVLLAPMREAIGRRVPLNQVAALDVVTGELGVRASVLGALAMVLEATDQAAATGAAELGDLADYGDGGGS
- a CDS encoding ATP-binding cassette domain-containing protein, whose translation is MTGIGGSGGDGGGGDVRDERVVPPAPAPRTPVLAVRRVSKRFGPVEALVDVDLVVHPHEVVALVGDNGAGKSTLAKVVSGVLHPDAGLLELDGEPVTIASPSDAHQAGIATVFQDYALCENLDVTANLFLGREVRRHTLMRDGEMERVARQILRDLTSRIPSVRTPISHLSAGQRQTVAIARTLIGSPRLVVLDEPTAALSVAHTAEVLTHIERLRELGLGVVLISHNLNDVRAVSDRVEVLRHGRNNGSFRTRDVSQEELLAAITGATQTHPERA
- the mmsB gene encoding multiple monosaccharide ABC transporter permease; translation: MTAIAGFRDMVTRNLRQSGIFVAFVLIVVLFSLLNSNFLSPGNLTNIVLQYSYILILAIGMVMVIVLGQIDLSVGSVVALTGAVAGVLVIRNGAPWWVGVLAALAVGLLVGMWQGFWVAYVGIPGFIVTLAGMLLFRGMTYRVLDNVSLSPFGGTYYDVANGFSTNGWFGGYGIDVFTLVIFGVAVVGYGVSQWRTRRGRIAYQQVVESMPMFVAKLVVIAVVVMWFGYQLAQYRGLPNILILLAVLIMAYSVVTQRSVFGRHIYAIGGNLNAAQLSGVKVRKVTFWTFVNMGLLAGVAGVVYSSRMNGAQPGAGNMFELDAIAAAFIGGASTTGGVGRVTGAMTGALIMAVMSNGMQLMGVPQSIQQMVKGLVLLLAVAFDVWNKRRAEAR